Part of the Bacillus andreraoultii genome is shown below.
ATTGTCTGTACGATATTCATTTCCGGTTTGTTTTAACGTAACTAAAAACGGTAAATCGGTAAACCGTTTAACATAATCGATAAAATAAGGGATTTGTTGTTTCACATAAAATTCATTCAATATAACATGGGTCATCGCCATGGCAAGGGCACCGTCTGTCCCTGCACGTGCCGGTAACCATATGTCAGCAAACTTATCATACTCTGCATAGTCTGGACTCACTCCAACTACTTTTGTCCCGTTATATCTCGCTTCGACCATAAAATGTGCGTCTGGTGTGCGTGTTTGTGGTAAATTTGTACCCCAAATAATAAAATATTTTGCATTGTACCAATCTGCACTTTCTGGTACATCTGTTTGTTCACCCCATACTTGCGGGGAAGCAGGAGGTAAGTCGGCATACCAATCGTAGAAACTTAATATTGTCGCACCTATTAATGAAAGAAAACGGGCCCCACCAGCATAACTTACCATCGACATCGCAGGAATCGGACTAAAACCAGCTACTCGATCTGGTCCGTATTTTTTAATTGTATAAATAATCGAACTTGAAATAAGTTCACATAATTCTTTCCAATCAGCTCGGACAAAGCCACCTTTACCACGTGTTTTTACATATTTATTTCTTTTTTGTGGATTAGTAACAATGTTTTCCCATGCTTTTATTGGATTCTCTTCGACACTTCGTTCAGCTTTCCACAATTCATATAGATCTGAACGGACATAGGGATATTTCACACGTGCTGGACTATATGTATACCAAGAAAATGATGCGCCACGAGGACAGCCTCTTGGTTCATATTCTGGATAATCGTCTCCTGTTGAAGGGTAATCTGTTTGTTGTGTTTCAGATGTAATAATTCCATCCTTCACATAGATCTTCCAACTACATGATCCTGTACAGTTTACTCCATGAGTGGAGCGAACTATTTTATCGTGTTGCCATCTCCGTCTATAAATTTCCTCAGCATCTCTTGACCTTGGACTTTCTTCTGTCCAACCTTTATTTATGACATTTCCACGACGAAGATGTTTAAAATGGTCAAACAATTTATTTTTTTGTTTAGCCACAGAAACCTCCCCCTTCTCTTGTTATCTCAATTGGATTAAAGCGATCCCCGACAATTCGATAGCTTTCTTCACCTGCTTCCAATTCCTCTAGAAAAACCTTTAATGTTGGCGCGTTAACTGCAACAAGAATGAGTCGTTCCAATGTTTGTAGCTCGCTAATTTGATAAATTGTCTCAATTATTCCCGATGCAATTTCACCGAACCGAAGTCGTAACACATATATTAACTCTTCTCGATCTTGTACCAAATCTGCTTCTCGTTCGAAAACAAACAAATTACTACCCCCTAGCCTAATAAATTTATGGAGTCATCATTTTAAAGTAGTCATCTTTTAATACTTGAATACATTTTTCCCCAACTTTTGTAAGAAATTCCTTTAAATCATCGTTTTGTTTAGTTATGGAATGATTGGTGAAATATTGTTCCATCCGATGGGTAAAATTTTCACCAAACATAATGATGATCTGAATACCATCCTCATTTTTAATTCCGTCTGCCTGAAAATCGTACGGTTGGATATTAAAATTATTTTCTAACTCAGATAAAACAAAACGATATAAGCTGGGAGAGATTGTATGTAATGGTGTTGATTGTTTATTTGACATTTCCGACCAAACTCCTAATCGATTAATGATGTGGTAAGATTCTTTCCTCTTCAAAGTTGTGATACGTATCCACATGGACTAATGCGTATAGTTGATGTAAAATTTCTTCATTGAAACCATCTGACTCCAGTTGAGTTTTAATTTGTTTTACAAAGTAGCGCATTGTATTGTGGTCACGTGTTAACTCAATGATTGAATTTTTTAGCTCTGGTGACTCTTCTACTAACTCTTGATAAAGACCTTCTTCCTCTGCTTGTGCATGTCTAAGCGTACGTGTTTCCCAATGTTCAATAGCAACGAGAGCTGTTTGATGTGCCTTTTCTAATTGCCCATCTCTTATTAATTTTGCAATAATCTCATTTAATTCTTTCGCCTCCTCTAGCGCAGCCTCATGAATAGCCGAATGACTATCAACATGTTTCAAACCTGGTCCTGACATTTAAACATTCTCCTTTCATATAATGACCAAAAAAGGTAATTTTTAGTTATTAATCATTATGAGTTTAAATTTTTTGTTTTATACGTTAAGTAGGACGGCATTTCCGATAAATGGAACTGATAAAGAACATTCAGGGCTCAAGCTTTAGGCAACAATATAGCGAAAGTTCACCGAATAATTCTTTTCGGTTGCGAAGTCATGCTGCTAGAGTCTTCCTTATGCGCTTACACATTAGGAAAGTGAAATAAAGAAAACATAGTACTTAATAAGTTGAACCGCAGTTTACAGAGTGTATAAAGGAAAGTGAAATTGAAAAATTTATACTTTCCTATTAGCCAAAAAAAAGCCAGACTCTTATAGAACCTGACTAATTAACTAATGCAACTTGTATTCATTATTTTTCAACTGGTTTACGCCAAAAACCTATCATTAAACCAGAAATAATTGCACCGATAAGAAGCGAAAGGATAAAGAAAACTTTATTTTCAGCTAACGCAATAACGAAAATACCACCATGTGGCGCAGGAATCGCTGTATTCCATAATTGAGTTAAACCACCTGCAATAGCTGAACCGACAATTGATGATCCGATAATTCTTAATGGATCCGACGCAGCAAAGGGTATCGCTCCTTCTGTAATAAAGGATAAACCTAAGACATAGTTGGAGACCCCAGAACGTCTTTCTTCTGCTGTAAATTTATTTTTATAGAAAGTAGTTGCAAGGGCGATAGCGAGTGGTGGAATCATTCCTCCTGCCATTACAGCAGCCATTAAACTCCCATCACCTGTATCAGTAAATATTCCAATTGAAAAAGTATACGCCGCCTTATTAAATGGACCTCCCATATCAATTGCCATCATTCCAGCAAGAAGGGCACCAAGAATTACGGCATTTCCAGTACCTAAATCACTAAGGAAGTTTATCATTGCTGTATTAATATTGGAAAAAATTGGGCCAACAATATAGTACATGAAAAGACCCGTTAACAATAGACCTAACACTGGATAAATTAAAATAGGTTTTAGCCCTTCCAAAGATCTTGGCATGCCACGGAATAATTTTTTCAAAAATACAACTAGATAACCTGCTAAGAAACCAGCTGCTAAACCACCAAGGAATCCTGCATTGCTGTTTACTGCCATTAACCCACCGACCATACCTGGCATAAGTCCTGGACGGTCACCGATACTCATTGCAATATATCCAGCCAAAATTGGAATTAAGAAATTAAATGCATTTCCACCGATTGAATTTAAAAATTTAAATATTTCACTCTTATCACCCAGTGCACTTTCAAACAGAAAAGATAGTGCCATGAGTATGCCGCCACCAACAACGAACGGTAACATGTGAGAGACACCATTCATTAAATCTTTATATATTTTACCCCAAACAGAAGTGGTTTCTTTTTCTTCATTATTTTGTGAAGAACCCTTTTCTGCGTGATAAATTGGTGCATCTCCATTAACAATTTTTGTAATTAATTCTTCCGTTTTGTTAATTCCATCACTTACAGGTCTTTGTAAAACCGGCCGGCCGTCAAATCGTGCCATCTCAACTTTTTTATCCGCTGCAACGATAATCCCTTTTGCCCGACGAATTTCGTCTTCTGTTAAACGATGTTTCACACCTTCAGAACCATTAGTTTCAACGCGAATTTCCACGTTCATCTCAGCTGCTTTTCTTTTTAATGCTTCTTCTGCCATATACGTATGAGCGATTCCTGTTGGACAAGCTGTAACTGCTAGAACAAAAGGCTTTTCACTCGTGTTAGCTGCAACTCTATCTTCTTTTTCGTCACTTTCTTCTTCACGCTCTTGGAATAGCTGATAAACTTCCTCGCTATTTTTAGCTACTTTTAAACTTTCAATAAAACTTTCATCTATCAATGAACGAGAAAGTGCTGCTAGCGCTTGTAAATGTGTATCGTAAGCACCATCTGGAACAGCAATCATAAAAAATAAGTATGTTGGTTGTCCATCTAATGAATCATAGTCAACACCATTATTACTTTTCGCAAAAAGAACCGTTGCCTCATCTACTGCTTTTGTTTTTGCATGTGGCATAGCAATCCCATTTCCTAAGCCTGTTGACGATTGTTCTTCACGTTTGATAATGGCTTCTTTAAATAAATTTTTATTATTAATTACTTTATGTTTAGCGAGATTATCAATCATCTCATCAATAACTGCTTCTTTCGTTGTTGATTGTAAATCCATGAGCATGATGTCTTTTCTAAGTAGTTCTGTTACTCTCATGTTGTTCACCCCGATACAATATTTATTAAAGTTGATTAACTTTGACTTGGTTTAATAACGCTAATATATCTTCTCCCTTTGCTAAATCACTGGAGAAAGCTGTTGCGCTACCAGATGCAAGTCCAAATTGAAAGCTGGATACTACATCACTAGTTTCGACATATCGACTAATAAACCCAGCAATTAAGGAATCTCCTGCACCAACAGAATTTTTAACAGTACCTTTTGGACTCATTCCTTCATACACAGCGTTACTTGTAAGAAGCAATGCACCCTCTCCGCCCATTGAAACGATGACATTTTTAGCTCCTGCTTCAAGTAGTTTTTTTCCATACTTAATAATATCTTCTCTATTATTCATTTTGATACTGAATATTTCTGAAAGTTCCTCTAAATTTGGTTTCACAAGTAAAGGGTGGTACGGTAAAATCTCCAATAATTCTTTACTTGTTGTATCAATGACAAATTCTGCTTTTTTCCTATTCACTATTTCTACAATTTTTTTATAATAATCCGTAGGTAGTGAAGGTGGTTTACTTCCAGAAAGAATAATCGTATCCTCATTTGTAATTTGATTGAATCGATCTAATAAAGCACTTGCTTCTTCTTTCGTTATTTCCGGACCAATTCCATTAATTTCTGTTTCTTGATTCGATTTTAATTTTATATTAATACGTGTATCTCCAGTAATATGGGTAAAATCGGTGCTTAATCCGTCC
Proteins encoded:
- a CDS encoding hemerythrin domain-containing protein, whose amino-acid sequence is MSGPGLKHVDSHSAIHEAALEEAKELNEIIAKLIRDGQLEKAHQTALVAIEHWETRTLRHAQAEEEGLYQELVEESPELKNSIIELTRDHNTMRYFVKQIKTQLESDGFNEEILHQLYALVHVDTYHNFEEERILPHH
- the pfkB gene encoding 1-phosphofructokinase, translated to MIYTVTLNPSVDYIVHVQNVKLGELNRMETDYKYPGGKGINVSRILHELKSETVALGFIGGFTGEFIEKWLKKDGLSTDFTHITGDTRINIKLKSNQETEINGIGPEITKEEASALLDRFNQITNEDTIILSGSKPPSLPTDYYKKIVEIVNRKKAEFVIDTTSKELLEILPYHPLLVKPNLEELSEIFSIKMNNREDIIKYGKKLLEAGAKNVIVSMGGEGALLLTSNAVYEGMSPKGTVKNSVGAGDSLIAGFISRYVETSDVVSSFQFGLASGSATAFSSDLAKGEDILALLNQVKVNQL
- a CDS encoding PTS fructose transporter subunit IIABC, with protein sequence MRVTELLRKDIMLMDLQSTTKEAVIDEMIDNLAKHKVINNKNLFKEAIIKREEQSSTGLGNGIAMPHAKTKAVDEATVLFAKSNNGVDYDSLDGQPTYLFFMIAVPDGAYDTHLQALAALSRSLIDESFIESLKVAKNSEEVYQLFQEREEESDEKEDRVAANTSEKPFVLAVTACPTGIAHTYMAEEALKRKAAEMNVEIRVETNGSEGVKHRLTEDEIRRAKGIIVAADKKVEMARFDGRPVLQRPVSDGINKTEELITKIVNGDAPIYHAEKGSSQNNEEKETTSVWGKIYKDLMNGVSHMLPFVVGGGILMALSFLFESALGDKSEIFKFLNSIGGNAFNFLIPILAGYIAMSIGDRPGLMPGMVGGLMAVNSNAGFLGGLAAGFLAGYLVVFLKKLFRGMPRSLEGLKPILIYPVLGLLLTGLFMYYIVGPIFSNINTAMINFLSDLGTGNAVILGALLAGMMAIDMGGPFNKAAYTFSIGIFTDTGDGSLMAAVMAGGMIPPLAIALATTFYKNKFTAEERRSGVSNYVLGLSFITEGAIPFAASDPLRIIGSSIVGSAIAGGLTQLWNTAIPAPHGGIFVIALAENKVFFILSLLIGAIISGLMIGFWRKPVEK